The Miscanthus floridulus cultivar M001 chromosome 6, ASM1932011v1, whole genome shotgun sequence genomic interval TACAGAGAATTAAATCCCTAGGGGATTTTGACTCGTAGGGGATTAAATCCCCCTGATCTCCTCCAACCCCCTTGGTTTGGGGTAGAGATGAACAAGGTCTTAGGGAGGAGAGAGAATGGGAGATCACCATTTGAGGTGTTTGGCTTGTTATTCTTGGCTCATTACAATCTTTATTTCTTGTATAAGGAAACACTGAATTTTTCCAATCGCAACCTCCCCAGGACAATCGGTTCACGGCAAACACGGATCGACTGAACACGGTCAGACTCGGACATACCATATCGCCATTCGATCTTTGGAAGACGATCCGAACAACCCCAGTCAGATAATCACGGCATGGCAAGACAGATGGCATTAACGGCAAGAGAGAGTAATGGTCGGAAAAGGCCAATCATGCCCGGAGAAAAAGATTCTCCTGGTCGTCCTTCCCGGAGACTCGCCGTGCTGTTTGTTAGAACCACCCCGTGAGATCGCATCGCATCGGACGCTCCAGCTTCGTCGGAGCTAGCAAGATCGGCGCCCAGGATAACCTCGCGATCGCCCCGGTCGGCAACAACCAGCCTCCGACATCCGCTCCTTAAAACCCTATAAACAGCCCAGCCGTCAGCAACAAAGCAGCCAGAGCAAGCAAGCGCTGCTCGGCGAAAATGGAAGGCGAAGCAGCGGCGAGCCGCCACGCCGACGAGCTGGATCCCCTCGCCCTCACCCTCGGATCCAtctacgccgccgccgccgccgctgctccagcCTCACCACCGCGCGCCACCCAACGCCGCCGCCTCAATAAAGGTTCGGCACCCATCTACGCCGCCGCTGCTCCAGCTTCAGCGCCGCCACCTCCTCTGCCGCCGGTTGCTCCGCGCGCCGTCCGCCGCCGCGCCAACCGCGTCAACCCACGCGCCGACGCCAGCGACCTGCTTGTCCAGGCGCCGTTCCCGTGGGCGACCGAGCGGCCCGCGCAGCACGGCACCCTGCAGAGCCTGCTGCGCCAGGGCGTCACGTCCGTCGAGGGCCAGGCGCGGTGCAAGCGGTGCGGCGCCAGGAAGGGCATCGCCTACGACCTCGAGTCCAAGTTCCGGGAGGTGCGCGAGTACATCGTCGAGAACCGTCACGCCATGTACGACCGCGCGCCCAAGACGTGGGAGTTCCCGGCGCTGCCGGACTGCGACGCGTGCGGGCACAAGGGCGCCATGTGGCCGGAGATCGCCGCGGACAAGCACGAGATCAACTGGCTTTTCCTCTTCCTGGGCCAGATGCTCGGCTGCTGCACGCTGGAGCAGCTCAAGTACTTCTGCATGAACAACGGACGGCACCGCACCGGCGCCAAGAACAGGGTGCTTTACTACGCGTACATTGAGATGTCCAACCAGCTCTTGTCGTTTGATTGAATTGAATGGTGCTAGACCGGTAAATTAAATTATCCTGCGCATCTAGATTATCTATCTATCAGTGAGCAATCAGATATATTTTAATCTAGGTTGTATGTTGTTTTGTTGATCCAGTAGTTTCATCAGTTGAAAAAGATACTAGATGCTATGATAACAAAACGTAGTGTTTGCTTCATTATTGTTACACTTGGTTGTAACGTTTACTATTTGTTGGTCTTAATATATGCTCTGTAGCGGGCATGCCTTTTATGTCACTGTATATGTTTCCTCTGTTACCCTATTTTCTTTTGTCCTTGATTTTatcgatttgtttccttaaaATTTCATAGCTAAAGTTTTTCACATAAATAGCCGTGGGAAAAATTTCAGTTATAAAGATGTGGCCTTATGAAATAGTTGCATTAAGATCATGCTCCATGGTTAAAAAAATGAAAACTTAAAGCTTGCGTCTACGGTTGCTTGTCTATTTCATTGACATGCTtttggtaaatgatgataaaataTTATGAAAAAAATTC includes:
- the LOC136458757 gene encoding uncharacterized protein; the encoded protein is MEGEAAASRHADELDPLALTLGSIYAAAAAAAPASPPRATQRRRLNKGSAPIYAAAAPASAPPPPLPPVAPRAVRRRANRVNPRADASDLLVQAPFPWATERPAQHGTLQSLLRQGVTSVEGQARCKRCGARKGIAYDLESKFREVREYIVENRHAMYDRAPKTWEFPALPDCDACGHKGAMWPEIAADKHEINWLFLFLGQMLGCCTLEQLKYFCMNNGRHRTGAKNRVLYYAYIEMSNQLLSFD